Proteins encoded together in one Formosa sp. Hel3_A1_48 window:
- a CDS encoding regulatory protein RecX — protein sequence MYSSKKTYTVEEALAKLQSYCAYQDRCHKEVAQKLKEMRMISQASEQIIIALIEGDFLNEERFSMAFVRGKFKIKKWGRRRLASELKQRNISKFLIQKALGQISETDYKATFEALVHKKAESITGGSIAKKRKKLADYLLYRGWEAHLVYDKINQIF from the coding sequence ATGTACTCTTCAAAAAAGACATATACTGTTGAGGAAGCTTTGGCTAAACTTCAAAGCTATTGTGCTTATCAAGACCGTTGTCATAAAGAAGTTGCTCAAAAGCTCAAAGAGATGCGTATGATTTCTCAGGCATCTGAGCAAATTATCATTGCACTGATCGAGGGGGATTTTTTAAATGAAGAGCGATTTAGTATGGCTTTTGTTCGCGGGAAATTTAAAATTAAAAAATGGGGCCGCCGTCGCCTTGCTTCTGAACTTAAGCAAAGAAACATTTCAAAATTTCTTATCCAAAAAGCCTTAGGCCAAATTTCAGAGACAGATTATAAGGCAACTTTTGAAGCGCTCGTGCACAAAAAAGCGGAGTCCATTACAGGAGGTTCTATAGCAAAAAAGCGGAAAAAGTTGGCTGATTATCTGTTGTACCGTGGCTGGGAAGCACATTTGGTTTATGATAAAATCAACCAGATTTTTTAG
- the asnS gene encoding asparagine--tRNA ligase: MIKSTIAELFAQEIKHIDVEVKGWVKSFRANRFIALNDGSTLRNIQCVVDFESMDEALLKRISTGAAVHIKGSLVESQGKGQDVEIQVTSLEVLGDADPELVSKTILQPKRHSLEFLREQAHLRARTNTFGAIMRLRSSLSFAVHQYFHNNGFNYMHAPIITGSDAEGAGEMFRVTTLDPKNPPLTKSGEVDYSKDFFGKETNLTVSGQLEAETYAMALGKVYTFGPTFRAENSNTSRHLAEFWMIEPEVAFMDLEGNMDLAEDFLKYVIAYVLKNNVDDLAFLEKRLEQEEKSKPQNERSSMSLTEKLNFVLDNNFKRVSYSEAIDILRNSKPNKKKKFKYPINEWGVDLQSEHERFLVEKHFKCPVILFDYPANIKAFYMRLNEDGKTVRAMDILFPGIGEIVGGSQREERLEVLKEKMAALDIPEEELWWYLDLRTYGTAVHSGFGLGFERLVMFATGMSNIRDVIPYPRTPQNAEF; the protein is encoded by the coding sequence ATGATCAAGAGTACAATAGCAGAGCTTTTTGCGCAAGAAATAAAACATATAGATGTTGAAGTTAAAGGGTGGGTAAAATCGTTTAGAGCGAATCGCTTTATTGCATTAAATGATGGATCTACGCTTCGTAATATTCAGTGTGTGGTAGATTTTGAATCTATGGATGAGGCATTACTGAAGCGCATTTCAACAGGTGCTGCTGTGCACATAAAAGGCAGTTTAGTCGAAAGTCAAGGCAAAGGCCAAGACGTAGAAATTCAAGTTACTTCGTTAGAAGTTTTAGGAGATGCCGATCCTGAGCTCGTGTCTAAGACTATTTTACAACCCAAGCGCCATTCATTAGAATTCTTGAGAGAACAAGCGCATCTAAGAGCTCGAACCAATACTTTTGGGGCCATAATGCGCCTGCGTTCGTCTCTTTCATTTGCCGTTCACCAGTATTTTCACAACAATGGATTTAACTACATGCATGCCCCCATCATTACAGGAAGTGACGCCGAAGGAGCAGGTGAAATGTTTCGAGTTACAACCCTAGATCCAAAAAACCCTCCGCTTACTAAAAGCGGAGAAGTAGATTACTCAAAGGATTTTTTCGGAAAAGAAACAAACCTCACCGTATCAGGGCAATTAGAGGCTGAAACCTACGCCATGGCGCTAGGAAAAGTGTATACTTTTGGACCAACATTTAGAGCCGAAAACTCTAACACTTCAAGACACCTTGCTGAATTTTGGATGATTGAGCCCGAAGTTGCTTTTATGGATTTGGAAGGAAATATGGATCTTGCTGAAGATTTTCTAAAATATGTAATTGCCTATGTTTTAAAAAACAATGTTGATGATCTCGCCTTTCTAGAAAAACGCCTCGAACAGGAAGAGAAATCAAAACCTCAAAACGAACGCAGCAGCATGAGCCTGACGGAGAAATTAAATTTTGTTTTGGATAACAATTTTAAGCGAGTAAGTTATTCAGAGGCTATTGATATTTTAAGAAATAGCAAGCCTAACAAAAAGAAAAAATTCAAATACCCAATCAATGAATGGGGCGTAGATTTGCAAAGTGAGCACGAACGATTTCTAGTCGAAAAACACTTTAAATGTCCAGTCATCTTATTTGACTACCCGGCTAATATCAAAGCGTTTTATATGCGGCTAAATGAAGACGGGAAAACTGTCCGTGCTATGGATATTCTCTTTCCTGGTATTGGAGAAATTGTAGGCGGGTCTCAGCGTGAAGAGCGCTTAGAAGTCCTCAAGGAAAAAATGGCTGCACTCGATATTCCAGAAGAAGAGTTATGGTGGTACTTAGACCTTAGAACCTATGGAACAGCAGTGCACTCTGGGTTTGGACTTGGCTTTGAAAGACTAGTTATGTTTGCTACGGGAATGAGTAATATCAGAGATGTTATCCCATATCCAAGAACCCCGCAAAATGCTGAATTTTAA
- a CDS encoding LexA family protein — MSKKTNQALTFFIPKPGEHNTGVIYFDTGISAGFPSPADDFKQERLSLDSELIKNKEATFFARVSGQSMIDAGLNDNDLLVIDRSLTPEHNRIAVCFLDGEFTVKRLKVDGEEVWLQPENKNYNPIKITSENDFVIWGIVTNVIKKV; from the coding sequence ATGTCAAAAAAAACCAATCAAGCCCTAACTTTTTTTATTCCAAAACCCGGAGAACACAACACCGGAGTTATTTACTTTGATACCGGAATCTCTGCAGGCTTTCCTTCGCCTGCCGATGACTTTAAGCAAGAACGCTTGTCTCTAGATTCAGAGCTAATTAAAAATAAAGAGGCGACTTTTTTTGCCCGTGTAAGCGGTCAATCTATGATAGATGCGGGGTTAAATGACAATGATTTATTAGTTATAGACCGTAGTCTTACGCCGGAACACAACAGAATTGCAGTTTGTTTTTTAGATGGTGAGTTTACTGTAAAGAGATTAAAGGTTGACGGAGAAGAGGTTTGGTTACAGCCTGAAAATAAAAACTATAATCCTATCAAAATTACATCTGAGAATGATTTTGTGATTTGGGGGATTGTAACCAATGTGATTAAAAAAGTATAA
- a CDS encoding Y-family DNA polymerase, with amino-acid sequence MFALVDCNNFYASCERVFNPNLQGLPVAILSNNDGCVIARSDEAKALGLPMGAPAFKYKSFFKANKVQVFSSNYPLYGDMSSRVMKILSQFTPDIEVYSIDEAFLQFKGFDNYKLDAYGHEIRNRVLKWTGIPTCVGIGPTKALSKVANKIARKFPKETGGVYIIDTEEKRIKALKWTSIDKVWGIGRALEKRLIQNQCKTAYDFVQLPDLWVRKTFSITEWKLKKDLEGISKIEMDQVKNKQAIATTRSFETTLTDLGDLKERVSTFASSCAEKLRRQNSSCHMLIVFLRSDRFKTNSPQYRASRMVSIPFPTDSSLLLSTSAIRAISSIYKKGVHYKKAGVILTGIVPTYNHQLQMFSHEDTRHKPLMHAIDRVNKKYGTSKVKLANQDLTRTWKMRQEHLSPRYTTNLKDIITIQCQKKPIKP; translated from the coding sequence ATGTTTGCATTAGTTGATTGTAATAATTTTTATGCCTCTTGTGAGCGGGTTTTTAACCCTAATCTACAAGGGCTACCTGTTGCTATTTTGTCGAATAACGACGGCTGTGTTATTGCTCGTAGCGATGAAGCGAAAGCACTTGGGCTTCCTATGGGTGCCCCGGCATTCAAGTATAAGTCGTTTTTTAAGGCGAATAAGGTTCAGGTTTTTTCTTCTAATTATCCTTTATATGGCGATATGAGTAGTCGAGTCATGAAGATTTTGAGCCAATTTACCCCCGACATCGAAGTGTACAGTATAGACGAGGCATTTTTACAATTCAAGGGCTTCGATAATTATAAGCTTGATGCTTATGGGCATGAGATACGCAATCGTGTTTTGAAGTGGACGGGAATTCCGACTTGTGTTGGTATTGGCCCTACAAAAGCACTTTCAAAGGTCGCCAATAAAATTGCCCGAAAATTTCCTAAAGAAACAGGCGGAGTTTATATTATTGACACTGAAGAGAAACGCATTAAAGCACTTAAGTGGACTTCTATTGACAAAGTTTGGGGGATAGGGCGTGCACTTGAGAAACGACTTATCCAAAATCAATGCAAAACAGCCTATGATTTTGTTCAACTTCCAGACCTTTGGGTACGGAAAACATTTTCCATTACCGAATGGAAGCTCAAGAAGGATCTCGAGGGGATTTCTAAAATTGAGATGGATCAGGTCAAAAATAAACAGGCTATTGCAACAACTAGAAGTTTTGAGACAACCCTAACGGATTTAGGGGATTTGAAAGAGCGTGTTTCCACTTTTGCAAGCAGTTGTGCTGAGAAACTTCGACGACAAAATTCCAGTTGTCATATGCTTATTGTGTTTTTGCGTAGTGATCGCTTTAAAACCAATAGCCCGCAATACCGCGCGAGTAGAATGGTAAGTATTCCCTTTCCTACAGATTCTAGCTTGTTGCTTAGTACTAGCGCCATTCGAGCCATAAGCTCTATTTACAAAAAAGGCGTTCACTACAAAAAGGCAGGGGTAATACTGACAGGAATTGTCCCTACTTACAACCACCAATTACAAATGTTTTCCCATGAAGATACACGCCACAAACCCCTAATGCATGCGATTGATCGTGTTAATAAAAAATATGGCACTTCAAAGGTTAAATTAGCTAATCAAGATTTAACCCGAACGTGGAAAATGCGGCAAGAGCATTTATCGCCGCGTTATACTACCAATCTGAAAGATATAATTACAATCCAATGTCAAAAAAAACCAATCAAGCCCTAA
- the rpoN gene encoding RNA polymerase factor sigma-54 has protein sequence MLKQYLQYKLSQKLSPQQIQLMKLIQLPTQAFEQRLKQELEENPALERGKEKEEDGFDDIYSDQDYEENEKINADDINIDDYLSDDEIPSYRLQANNHSADDESKTIPYASGTSFTQLLTDQLNTFRLENQDYEIAKFLIGSIDDSGYIRRSLLDLTDDLAFTQNIFTDVDTLKKVLKVVQQLDPPGVGARNLQECLLIQLQRKEQTPDTERAANMIENAFEQFTKKHYQKLLKKFDISEIELKDAILEIERLNPKPGSSFSNNLRSTEHVVPDFTIKIIDGELELVLNGRNAPELHISKSYNEMLLGYKASKEKSRAQKEAVLFIKQKLDAAKWFIDAIRQRQQTLLLTMSAIMHYQKAYFLSGDEEQLRPMILKDIADEVEMDVSTISRVANSKYVDTPYGTKLIKEFFSESMTNDQGEEVSTREIKSILKTIIVEEDKKKPWTDEKLAKILKEKGYPIARRTVAKYREQLDFPVARLRKQI, from the coding sequence ATGCTAAAGCAGTACTTACAATATAAACTTTCACAAAAACTGTCTCCACAGCAGATTCAGCTGATGAAGCTTATACAGTTACCTACACAAGCATTTGAACAACGTCTAAAACAGGAGCTAGAAGAAAATCCTGCTTTGGAGCGCGGTAAAGAGAAAGAAGAGGATGGTTTTGACGATATATATTCCGATCAAGATTATGAAGAAAATGAAAAAATAAATGCTGATGATATTAATATCGATGACTACCTGAGCGATGATGAAATACCTTCCTACAGACTACAGGCCAATAATCATAGTGCAGATGATGAGTCAAAAACAATTCCTTATGCCTCTGGAACATCATTCACACAACTATTAACAGACCAACTCAACACCTTTCGCTTAGAAAACCAAGATTATGAAATAGCAAAATTTCTCATTGGAAGCATCGATGATAGTGGTTATATTCGCCGATCACTTTTAGATTTAACAGATGATTTGGCCTTTACTCAGAATATTTTCACAGATGTTGATACCCTTAAAAAGGTGCTAAAGGTTGTGCAGCAACTAGATCCGCCTGGCGTAGGAGCAAGAAATTTACAGGAATGTTTACTGATTCAATTGCAGCGAAAGGAACAAACACCCGATACAGAGCGTGCAGCTAATATGATTGAAAATGCATTTGAACAATTTACAAAAAAGCATTACCAGAAATTACTCAAAAAATTTGATATCTCTGAAATTGAGCTTAAAGATGCCATATTGGAGATTGAACGGCTCAATCCAAAACCTGGGAGTTCATTTTCCAACAACCTACGCTCGACAGAGCATGTCGTCCCTGACTTTACAATTAAAATTATTGACGGCGAATTGGAGCTGGTTTTAAACGGACGTAATGCCCCTGAGCTACATATTTCTAAATCCTACAACGAAATGTTGCTTGGGTACAAGGCTTCCAAAGAAAAGTCCAGAGCACAAAAAGAGGCTGTTTTATTCATTAAACAAAAACTCGATGCTGCCAAATGGTTTATCGACGCAATACGACAGCGTCAACAAACACTGTTGCTAACCATGAGTGCAATAATGCACTACCAAAAAGCCTACTTTTTATCTGGTGATGAAGAACAACTTCGCCCCATGATTTTAAAAGATATCGCTGACGAAGTAGAAATGGATGTTTCCACTATTTCTAGAGTTGCAAACAGCAAATATGTAGACACTCCCTATGGGACAAAACTCATTAAAGAGTTCTTTAGTGAATCAATGACCAATGACCAAGGAGAAGAAGTGTCTACTCGAGAAATAAAAAGTATTTTAAAAACCATTATTGTTGAGGAGGATAAAAAAAAGCCTTGGACCGATGAAAAATTAGCTAAGATCCTTAAAGAAAAGGGCTATCCTATAGCACGACGGACGGTGGCAAAATACAGAGAACAGCTAGATTTTCCTGTCGCGCGCTTACGAAAACAAATCTAA
- a CDS encoding TonB-dependent receptor plug domain-containing protein, whose protein sequence is MKTNLFTLIGLLVIQYGIAQQVQSLDSVTIESTRIDLPFKENSRTISIITAEVIEDSPATNLAELLQQEAGIDIRRQGIYGMQADLYIRGGSFDQTLLLIDGIKVEDPQTGHHTLNIALPLEVIKRIEIIKGPAARIFGQNAFTGAINIVTKTNGDLKNNVGFQLGSYNQQHATATLGKSLDKASVMGHASINSSEGYRYNTDFQNQNYFLKSSFNTKTTPIDVIATFSERKFGGNQFYAIDAKEQYEETQSSLVGISTIIKRGDLKISSQLYWKRNQDMYLYIRNNPSVYRNLHISNKVGIQINSSYSSSFGVTGFGIDVAKVKMNSNRLGNRERWMGNFFLEHRFSLLDNKLDVTPGVAVNYFSEFDFNAFPGIDLGYRINDSFRVYANAGYTYRVPTYNDLYYVGRQDIGNENLVPERAISEEVGLKYFGNKLTASVAFFNRDSDNLIDYTKENEDDKWQSNNLKRLNSNGIEAQLSSPFKLGQYTQSLSLGYTYLNEDLGTVKSNFSKYIINSLNQHLTANIKTQFSKNFSQSVVYKFADRANGENYSVVDVQLKLMINTLELTLTGNNIFNASYIETGIVPMPKGNVLVGLRAFL, encoded by the coding sequence ATGAAAACTAACCTATTTACACTTATTGGTTTGCTTGTAATACAATACGGCATTGCTCAGCAAGTCCAATCTTTAGATTCAGTTACCATTGAATCAACAAGAATAGATTTGCCTTTCAAAGAGAACTCACGAACCATAAGCATCATCACTGCAGAAGTTATTGAAGATAGCCCAGCCACTAATCTAGCAGAGCTATTACAACAAGAGGCAGGAATAGATATTCGTCGTCAGGGAATCTATGGGATGCAAGCAGATTTATATATCCGCGGTGGAAGTTTTGATCAGACGCTCTTACTAATTGATGGTATTAAGGTTGAAGACCCACAAACTGGACACCACACACTAAACATCGCACTTCCTTTGGAAGTGATTAAACGCATCGAGATCATTAAAGGTCCTGCTGCAAGAATTTTTGGGCAAAATGCTTTTACAGGAGCCATCAATATTGTCACCAAGACCAATGGAGACCTAAAAAACAATGTTGGATTCCAGCTGGGTTCATATAACCAACAACACGCAACTGCAACACTTGGGAAAAGTCTAGATAAAGCAAGTGTTATGGGGCATGCATCAATAAATAGTTCAGAAGGATACCGCTACAATACAGATTTCCAGAATCAAAACTACTTTTTAAAAAGTAGCTTCAACACAAAAACAACCCCAATCGATGTTATTGCTACTTTTTCAGAACGCAAGTTTGGTGGTAACCAGTTTTATGCCATAGATGCTAAAGAACAATACGAAGAAACTCAAAGCAGTTTGGTCGGAATTTCAACCATAATCAAACGAGGCGATTTGAAAATTAGTTCTCAACTCTATTGGAAACGAAATCAAGACATGTACCTCTATATTAGAAATAACCCTTCGGTGTATAGGAATTTACATATTTCTAATAAAGTTGGTATACAAATCAACAGCTCATACTCCTCTTCTTTTGGAGTAACTGGCTTTGGCATTGATGTTGCAAAAGTAAAGATGAATAGTAATCGGTTAGGTAATCGTGAACGATGGATGGGGAATTTCTTTTTAGAACATCGTTTTTCGTTATTAGACAACAAGCTTGATGTAACTCCTGGGGTCGCCGTAAACTACTTTTCAGAATTTGATTTTAACGCTTTCCCTGGAATTGATTTAGGCTACCGCATTAATGATTCTTTCAGAGTTTACGCAAATGCTGGTTATACTTATAGAGTTCCAACATATAACGATTTGTACTATGTTGGACGACAGGACATTGGAAACGAAAATTTAGTCCCTGAACGTGCAATCTCAGAAGAAGTTGGACTCAAATATTTTGGTAACAAACTTACCGCATCAGTGGCCTTTTTCAACAGAGATTCCGACAACTTAATAGATTACACCAAAGAAAATGAGGACGATAAGTGGCAGTCTAACAACTTGAAAAGGTTAAATTCTAATGGTATAGAAGCGCAGCTGTCTTCTCCTTTCAAATTGGGCCAGTATACACAAAGCCTAAGCCTAGGATACACCTATTTGAATGAAGATTTAGGGACTGTAAAATCTAATTTCTCAAAGTATATTATTAATTCTTTAAATCAACACCTCACGGCAAATATAAAAACACAGTTTTCGAAAAATTTCTCTCAAAGTGTCGTTTATAAATTTGCAGACAGGGCTAATGGGGAGAACTACAGCGTAGTAGATGTTCAACTGAAATTAATGATCAATACACTAGAACTTACATTGACTGGAAATAATATCTTTAATGCCTCATATATAGAAACGGGTATCGTACCAATGCCGAAAGGTAATGTTTTAGTTGGGTTGCGAGCTTTTTTGTAA